One segment of Thermus tengchongensis DNA contains the following:
- a CDS encoding helical backbone metal receptor, with the protein MKIFHELLGPLDLPDRFGRIVSLAPNLTDALFALGVGDRLVGRSAFCHRPAEVLSLPVLASYTKTRTDFLRSLKPDLVLLSTGVQREQALRLKEEGFPVYAVPLPTSPYGILENLSTLGHLLDLEERAAELAHGLSQRYARLKGRFDLKVYFEMDLGGPITVGRGSYIAQALLHLGLKPIFLDVPQAYFPPDLEEVKRRRPDLFLYEPKPWGRNPLAKARALAEERGWDFPVAATDGDELAHYGPMFFAFLEKLAGRIEETLAQA; encoded by the coding sequence ATGAAAATCTTTCACGAGCTTCTCGGCCCCCTAGACCTCCCCGACCGCTTCGGGCGCATCGTGAGTCTGGCCCCCAACCTTACGGACGCCCTTTTCGCCCTGGGGGTGGGGGATAGGTTGGTGGGCCGGAGCGCCTTCTGCCACCGCCCGGCGGAGGTGCTTTCCCTGCCGGTCCTGGCCTCCTACACCAAGACCCGCACCGACTTCCTCCGGAGCCTGAAGCCCGATTTGGTCCTCCTCTCCACCGGGGTGCAGCGGGAGCAGGCCCTCAGGCTCAAGGAGGAGGGCTTTCCCGTCTACGCCGTACCCTTGCCCACGAGCCCCTACGGTATCCTGGAAAACCTCTCCACCCTGGGCCACCTTCTGGACCTGGAGGAGCGGGCCGCGGAGCTGGCCCATGGGCTTTCCCAGCGCTACGCCCGCCTCAAGGGGCGGTTTGACCTGAAGGTCTACTTTGAAATGGACCTGGGCGGACCCATCACCGTGGGCCGGGGGAGCTACATCGCCCAGGCCCTTTTGCACCTGGGCCTTAAGCCCATCTTCCTGGACGTGCCCCAGGCCTACTTCCCGCCGGACCTGGAGGAGGTCAAGCGCCGCAGGCCCGACCTCTTCCTCTACGAGCCCAAGCCCTGGGGGAGAAACCCCTTGGCGAAGGCGAGGGCCCTGGCGGAGGAGCGGGGATGGGACTTTCCCGTGGCCGCCACCGATGGGGACGAGCTGGCCCACTACGGGCCCATGTTCTTCGCCTTCCTGGAGAAGCTGGCGGGGCGCATAGAGGAAACCTTAGCCCAGGCTTAA
- the hisD gene encoding histidinol dehydrogenase has translation MIYRAEEVRERFARRGLSFDPTVEEIVRGILQAVREEGDAALDRFSLDLDGHPVEEIPKKAWRQAYEDLDEELRDALETAKERIEAFYREEARGGFLKADASGLLGQLVRPLSRVGVYVPGGSAPLLSSLLMSVVPAKVAGVAEVIVASPPRVHPGVLAAAWVAGADRLFAMGGAQAIAALAYGTARIPRVDKIVGPGNAYVVAAKRQVFGVVGVDGLAGPTETLIVADGSASPKLLAADLLAQAEHGPDSEPWLLSPERALLERVEAELAKQLSDLPRAEIARRALEKGGLVLTRDLEEALELANLYAPEHLCLALADPLPWLGRVQNAGGVFLGEGSPEALGDYIAGPSHVMPTSGTARFQGGLSVRDFLKVIPVMGLSEGAVKVLAQKGALLARAEGLEGHARSLDLRQ, from the coding sequence ATGATCTACCGCGCGGAGGAGGTGAGGGAGCGCTTCGCCCGCCGGGGCCTTTCCTTTGACCCCACGGTGGAGGAAATCGTGCGGGGCATCCTGCAGGCGGTGCGGGAGGAAGGGGATGCGGCCCTGGACCGCTTCAGCCTGGACCTGGACGGCCACCCCGTGGAGGAGATTCCCAAGAAGGCCTGGCGCCAGGCCTACGAGGATCTGGACGAGGAACTCAGGGATGCCCTGGAGACCGCCAAGGAGCGCATAGAGGCCTTCTATCGGGAAGAGGCCAGGGGGGGATTTTTGAAGGCGGATGCCAGCGGCCTTCTCGGCCAGCTGGTCCGCCCCCTTTCCCGGGTGGGGGTGTACGTCCCCGGGGGGAGCGCCCCCCTTCTTTCCAGCCTCCTCATGAGCGTGGTGCCCGCCAAGGTGGCCGGGGTGGCGGAGGTGATCGTGGCCAGTCCCCCCAGGGTCCACCCCGGGGTGTTGGCCGCCGCCTGGGTGGCGGGGGCCGACCGCCTCTTTGCCATGGGCGGGGCCCAGGCCATCGCCGCCTTGGCCTACGGCACGGCCCGCATCCCCCGGGTGGACAAGATCGTGGGTCCCGGCAACGCCTACGTGGTGGCGGCCAAGCGCCAGGTTTTCGGAGTCGTGGGCGTAGATGGGCTGGCCGGCCCCACGGAGACCCTGATTGTGGCCGATGGCTCCGCCTCCCCTAAGCTCCTGGCTGCAGACCTCCTGGCCCAGGCGGAGCACGGCCCCGACTCCGAGCCCTGGCTCCTCTCCCCAGAGCGGGCCCTTTTGGAGCGGGTGGAGGCCGAGCTCGCCAAGCAGCTTTCCGATCTTCCCCGGGCGGAGATCGCCCGGCGGGCCCTGGAGAAGGGAGGGTTGGTCCTCACCCGGGACCTCGAGGAGGCCCTGGAGCTGGCCAACCTCTACGCCCCCGAGCACCTCTGCCTCGCCCTGGCGGACCCCCTGCCCTGGCTGGGGAGGGTGCAGAACGCTGGGGGGGTCTTCCTGGGGGAGGGGAGCCCCGAGGCCCTGGGGGACTACATCGCCGGGCCCAGCCACGTGATGCCCACCTCGGGCACCGCCCGCTTCCAGGGGGGGCTTTCGGTGCGGGACTTCCTCAAGGTCATTCCGGTGATGGGCCTGAGCGAGGGCGCGGTGAAGGTCCTGGCCCAAAAGGGGGCCCTCCTGGCCCGGGCGGAGGGCCTCGAGGGCCACGCCCGCTCCTTGGACCTAAGGCAATGA
- a CDS encoding uracil-DNA glycosylase, which yields MTLELLQAQAKACTACRLAEGRTQVVFGEGNPDAQLMIVGEGPGEEEDRTGRPFVGKAGQLLNRILEAAGIPRESVYITNIVKCRPPGNRAPLPDEAKICTDKWLLKQIELIAPQIIVPLGAVAAEFFLGEKVSITKVRGQWFEWHGIRVFPMFHPAYLLRNPSRTPGSPKHLTWLDIQEVKRALEALPPKERRQVKAVSQEPLF from the coding sequence ATGACCCTGGAATTGCTACAGGCCCAGGCCAAGGCCTGCACCGCCTGCCGCCTGGCGGAAGGCCGCACCCAGGTGGTTTTCGGGGAAGGAAACCCCGACGCCCAGCTGATGATCGTGGGGGAAGGGCCGGGCGAGGAAGAGGACCGGACGGGGCGCCCTTTCGTGGGGAAAGCGGGGCAGCTTTTAAACCGGATCCTCGAGGCCGCAGGCATCCCCCGGGAATCCGTCTACATCACCAACATCGTCAAGTGCCGCCCCCCGGGAAACCGCGCCCCCCTGCCCGACGAGGCCAAGATCTGCACCGACAAATGGCTCCTGAAGCAGATTGAGCTCATTGCTCCTCAGATCATCGTCCCCTTGGGGGCGGTGGCGGCGGAGTTCTTCCTGGGGGAAAAGGTTTCCATCACCAAGGTGCGGGGGCAGTGGTTTGAATGGCACGGGATCCGGGTCTTTCCCATGTTCCACCCCGCCTACCTCCTGAGAAACCCCAGCCGTACCCCGGGAAGCCCCAAGCACCTCACCTGGCTGGATATCCAGGAGGTGAAGCGGGCCCTGGAGGCCCTTCCCCCCAAGGAACGCCGCCAGGTGAAGGCGGTAAGCCAGGAACCCCTCTTTTAA
- the bshB1 gene encoding bacillithiol biosynthesis deacetylase BshB1 codes for MLDLLVIAPHPDDGELGCGGTLARAKAEGLSTGILDLTRGEMGTKGTPEEREKEVAEASRILGLDYRGNLGLPDGGLADVAEQRLRLAEALRRLRPRIVLAPLEADRHPDHTAASRLAVAAVHLAGLRKAPLEAEPHRVERLFFYPGNHPFTPSFLVKISAFIDQWEAAVLAYRSQFAGEGVSETVGPKGVEARKALRRYFGNYLGVDYAEPFVSPLPVLYTPWSRA; via the coding sequence ATGCTTGACCTTTTGGTCATCGCCCCCCATCCCGACGATGGGGAGCTAGGGTGTGGGGGCACCCTGGCCCGGGCGAAGGCGGAGGGGCTTTCCACGGGGATTTTGGACCTCACCCGGGGCGAGATGGGCACCAAGGGCACGCCGGAGGAGCGGGAAAAGGAGGTGGCCGAGGCCAGCCGCATCCTGGGGCTGGACTATAGGGGCAACCTGGGCCTGCCGGACGGGGGTCTTGCCGATGTGGCGGAGCAGAGGCTTCGCCTGGCGGAGGCCCTGAGGCGGCTTCGCCCCCGGATCGTGCTGGCTCCCCTCGAGGCCGACCGCCACCCCGACCACACCGCCGCAAGCCGCCTGGCGGTGGCCGCGGTGCACCTGGCAGGCCTCAGGAAGGCCCCTTTGGAGGCTGAGCCCCACCGGGTGGAGCGGCTTTTCTTCTACCCCGGAAACCATCCCTTTACCCCGAGCTTCCTGGTGAAGATCTCCGCTTTCATCGACCAGTGGGAGGCCGCTGTATTGGCCTACCGTAGCCAGTTCGCCGGAGAGGGGGTGAGCGAAACCGTGGGGCCCAAGGGGGTGGAGGCCAGGAAGGCCCTTAGGCGCTACTTTGGCAACTACCTGGGGGTGGACTACGCCGAGCCCTTCGTGAGCCCCTTGCCCGTCCTCTATACTCCCTGGAGCCGGGCTTAA
- the plsY gene encoding glycerol-3-phosphate 1-O-acyltransferase PlsY, whose translation MASAVLVLGVAYLFGSIPAGVLVARTYGVDIRKVGSGNIGATNVLRALGPGPALVVAFFDVFKGGIAVLIARAVGIEGALLGGVALAAVLGHNYSVFLGFRGGKGVATSFGTLLVLDPVLALWTFPIGVSVMLLTRYVSAGSMTGGVAATVLALALGRPSWEVFTVALMAALIFFTHRENLRRLQAGTERRLGEKAEVRDA comes from the coding sequence ATGGCGTCCGCGGTGTTGGTCCTTGGGGTGGCGTACCTCTTTGGCTCGATCCCCGCTGGGGTTCTGGTGGCCAGGACCTACGGGGTGGACATCCGCAAGGTGGGCTCGGGCAACATCGGGGCCACCAACGTGCTCCGGGCCTTGGGGCCGGGTCCGGCCTTGGTGGTGGCCTTCTTTGACGTGTTCAAGGGGGGCATCGCCGTCCTCATCGCCCGGGCCGTGGGGATCGAGGGGGCGCTTTTAGGCGGGGTGGCCCTGGCCGCGGTCCTAGGGCACAACTACTCGGTCTTCCTGGGCTTTCGGGGGGGGAAGGGGGTGGCCACCAGCTTCGGCACCCTCTTGGTGCTGGACCCGGTCCTGGCCCTATGGACTTTCCCCATCGGGGTTTCCGTGATGCTCCTCACCCGGTATGTCTCCGCGGGGAGCATGACCGGCGGGGTGGCGGCCACGGTGCTGGCCCTGGCCCTGGGCCGGCCCTCGTGGGAGGTGTTCACCGTGGCCCTGATGGCCGCCCTCATCTTCTTTACCCACCGGGAGAACCTGAGGCGGCTTCAGGCAGGCACGGAGAGGCGGCTGGGGGAGAAGGCGGAGGTGCGGGATGCTTGA
- a CDS encoding ABC transporter permease, with the protein MVLVRYLRVFLLFLRLSLAAEMEYRLNFLLGLLSSALTLLGALFGLLLLYQGGYRPGGWAFEEALLVLAAFTLLQGLGSTLLAPNLNKIVEHVQQGTLDFVLLKPLDPQFWLSLRAFSPWGLGDVLLGLGLLLYAGVRLGLGPWDYGAFAGYWLLGALMLYSLWFLLATTSIWFVKIYNVTEVLRGLLEAGRFPVGAYPALYRVFFTFVVPVAFLTTVPAEVALGRGEGTFLALVLAALLFLLARGFFRLALRSYTSASS; encoded by the coding sequence ATGGTCCTTGTGCGCTACCTGCGGGTCTTCCTGCTCTTTCTGCGCCTCAGCCTGGCCGCGGAGATGGAGTACCGCCTGAACTTCCTCCTGGGCCTTCTCTCCTCAGCCCTCACCCTGTTGGGGGCCCTCTTCGGCCTTCTCCTCCTCTACCAGGGGGGGTACCGGCCCGGGGGGTGGGCCTTTGAGGAGGCCCTTTTGGTCCTGGCAGCCTTCACCCTTTTGCAGGGCCTTGGGAGCACCCTTTTGGCCCCCAACCTCAACAAGATCGTGGAGCACGTGCAGCAGGGCACCCTGGACTTCGTGCTCCTGAAGCCCCTGGACCCCCAGTTCTGGCTTTCCCTAAGGGCCTTTTCCCCTTGGGGTCTTGGGGATGTCCTCCTGGGGTTGGGCCTTCTCCTCTATGCGGGGGTGCGCCTTGGGCTAGGGCCTTGGGACTACGGGGCCTTCGCCGGGTACTGGCTGCTGGGGGCCTTGATGCTCTATAGCCTCTGGTTCCTCCTGGCCACCACCAGCATCTGGTTCGTGAAGATCTACAACGTCACCGAGGTCCTGAGGGGGCTTTTGGAGGCGGGACGCTTCCCCGTGGGGGCGTATCCCGCCCTTTATCGGGTCTTCTTCACCTTCGTGGTGCCCGTGGCCTTTCTCACCACCGTGCCCGCGGAGGTGGCCTTGGGCCGGGGAGAAGGGACCTTTCTGGCCCTGGTTTTGGCGGCGCTGCTTTTCCTCTTGGCGCGGGGCTTCTTCCGCCTGGCCCTCAGGAGCTACACCTCCGCCAGCAGTTAA